In the Campylobacter suis genome, AGTTTGCTCCACGCCATGCAAAAAAGCCACCGACTGCAAGACACATACTATTGTCATGTATAAAGTAAAATGCCACTTCATAGGCTATCCAGCATAAAAACATTGAACCAAATACACCAGTTATGATATTTAGTATATTGTGTGTTATGCTCTTTTTTGGGTCGGCTAAATTTAACATCCCGCCTATAAAACCAACAAGCAGCACTCCAACAAGTGGCTTATCTTTGCTCCACTCTAAAAACTCATTCATATTTTACACACTCTAAAAGTATTTTTTCACAAGTTTCAAAGTATTGCATAAGCTCTTTTGCTGTATTTAGGTCGTTAGTGTCAAATATCGGCTTTTGTGGGAGTTTTGCTTCGCACTTAACTGGCACCATAACCTCTTGATACTGTGTTTTTGTTATAGTGGTTTTAGCGCAACCAGTAAAAAGGATTATTAACAAAAATAGTATCACTATAAAAACTATCTTTCTAACGCCTTGCCTTTTTTGATAAAGTATAAGTTTCTCTTCACTCATTGCTTACTCCTTTAAATAAACTCTCATAAAAATCTAGCCTTGTTTGACAATCGCTACTATCTGATGGGATATGCATATTTGCATATTTTCTTTTTATGTCTTTGTTTATTTTTTCTAGTTTACTTTTTTCTATGCTTAAGCTATTAATTGCCTTATTTTGCAAACTAATTTTTGCATTACACTCATTTAAATTTGCGTCTTTTAGCTCTGTTTGTGCTGTTTGAACAATTAGCTGTGTTTGTGTATCTTTTAGCTTTTCATCTAGTTTAGATATGCTAGCTTGCAGACTTTTTATATAAATAAAAACAACACCACCCAGTACAGCTAAAACAATACCAACAACAGTTTGAGCTTTAAAATTTAACATATCAAACCCCATATCTTATTTTATGATACACCCTGCAAGAGTAGTAAAATATCATAGTTTTTAAATAACTACACCCTAAAGCACTCATCATCTCTTTTAGATACTCATCAGCTTTTCTATACTGCTCCAGCTCACAAAGCCAGTCATGCATCACTACCGCGCTTAGATATTCAGGTGAATTTGGCGGAAAGATAGACCAAAAAAGGCGTGGGACATTTGCGCCGTTAGTCTTAAAGCCTTTTGGTACGATAATGTCTTTATAAACATACTCAGACATTAGCTCGAATTTGTCTTTTTCGACTGGCTTTAAAATAGGTCTATTTATCTTTACCATTTTATAGCCTCTATCTGCTCTTTACTAGTTGCTTCATTTATGGCTTGCTCTAAAGCCCATTTTTTTTCGTATTGTTTAAAGCCCTCTGCAATGATAGCTGTTTGTATGGCTTTTAACTCTGCTAGGCTAGTAAGGCGAGAGGTGTTGTCGTATAGCCTGAATGTGATATTATCCTGACTCGTGTTTGCTAGCAGTGTTATCATCGAAGCTACATTTTCTGCGTGTATTCGTCCGCAATCAACTACAATGCCTAGTGGTTCGATACTTAGTCCGCCGTCAAGGTTTTCTAAATTTCTATTAAAAGCACTTAAAATTTCAGCCTTTTTAAGCTCTTTTAGTTCATTAAGGCTTGGTTCATTTAGCTCGTTTAACTCTTTTTTATTTAGCGGTGTTAGATTGTGCTTTACTATAAACTCATTTAGTATATCTTGGCTTACGTCGTCATCGTAAGCGTAAATTTTATTCTCTTTATTTTTAAAATATTTCATTGTGTTATCCTTTACCTTAGTTCTAACCATTTCACTATTTTGTTGTGATTGCTAGCAATGTAGCTAGCCCCTACAGGAACCAGAAAGAAAATGCTATTATGACCCACGGGGTCATTCCCTAAAAAATTGTCTATTATATGGTTTCCTCCTATTGACACTTCAGGCGTCCCCTTTCCGTAGATAATGACAGCTATAGGTCTGCCTGTTGTATTTGTGTAGGTTATGTTTGCTTGCCTCTCTTCCGTCATATCCTGCCAAGTTTGGTTTACGCCTATACTAGCATTTACATCAACATAATCTTTAACGGCTTTCTCAGTTACCGCTGTATCTTCAGCGTTGCCTGATATTGTGTTTTTTAACTTTGTTATACCTGCTTTTGTTTCGGTGGCTATTTGAATTTCTTGGCTTAATTCGTTTTTTAATAAATACTCACTTGCTTCTCTGCCATTAAGTAGTGTGCTATCAGCGGCTTTACCTTTTATGGGCAGAAATTTGGTGTATAGCTCGGTATTTAGCTTTTTTATCTCATCTTTTACATAGTTTCTGGTGGCTAAAACGACATTATTGTCAACTTTTAGCGTTATATTTGTTCCGTTATCGATTTGTAGATAAAATTTAATAGTTATATCCTTTGCCGAACCCTCCGCCATAAGTGGCTTATAGCTTTGCGGTATCTCACCCACTGCAAAGAGCTCATCAGTATCAGTATAAATGCCAACTTTGCGGATATAAAAGCCTCCAACATCAGAGGTTATCACCCCCTCACAAATTAGCACATTTTTATCACTCTCGCTTTGTGTTATGCTATTTATGCTAAATTTATGCCTCTCATTTTGCAAACTCTGCATATCTTGGCTTATCTCTGCACTATCATCACTTACGCTCATCTTGCTTAAAATTATCTGCTCATTATTTGCAGTAGCTTTTATAAGTTTATTAAGTCCTATGGTTGTTAAAATGCTAAAATACTTCACGCACTTACTCCTTTTAAATCTAGTTTTACAGTTATTATCTCATCTTGTTTTATGCTGCTATGAGCAAAAAACTCACTCTTTACACTAAGGCTAGTTAATATAAACGGATATACCTCTATACTCTCGCCACTGGCTACATAAGAGCTGGTGTTTAAATTTGCTTTGCTTGATATGATGATGGATGCTCCATCATATACACTTCTAACATTTTTATAGGCATTTACTATCTCATCTGTTTTTTCTAAGGCTTCTTTGCTTAGGCTCTTTTGGCTAGTTTCTAGGTTTAGTTTAAAATGATATGGCTTACCATCATAATCAAACCACTCTAAAACCTTGCTATCATCATAAAATGCTTTTAGGGCTTTGTTTAGGCTGTAAAGAGTCCCCTCCAAAAAGTAGTTTTTGATAGGCTCAGATAAAAGCGGCTTAACCTCATCATCGCTTAGCCCCTTATCAAGGTCAAAAGTATGTGCCAAAAAGGCAAGGTTTATCTCACTTGGCTTATAAAAATATCTCTCATCAAATCTTAGCCACTCATCATACTTAGCACTCATTACCTCATCAACTCTAAAAAGCTCATCATTATAGGCTTTAAGGTTAAGCATGATTTGCCTTTGTGATTATTAGCGAGTTTAGCACTAAAATTTCATCACGATTTGGGGTGGGGATTTGGCTTTTTACTTCGACTACTCTTACATTTTCATCAAAAGCTACATCTATGATTTTGCTTTGATGTAGGCTCTGGGCGATTTGTAAAGTGCTAAAAAGCTCTTTTATCTTCGCGTTTGCATTTGCTAAAATTTCACTAAACATAAAATCCGCCATAGGTGTTACTTCGATATTTAAATCAACGCTTATTTTTCTAGCTTCTTTTATGCGCACATCATCGGTTAGTGGGACTTTATCACTTAGAGCTTCGCTAATCTTAGATATTGCGATTTGTGTCTCATAATCACTTAGAAAAACTACCTGCACCACACCAGGGCTTAGATGATAGACATTTGCTTTTTTAATGCCCTGGGTGTTTAAAATATGAAATAGATAACTTTTTGCACTTCCAGCCGTGCTAAAGCGGTGCAAAGCTAGTAAAAATCTACGCCTTAGCTCCTCGTCACTCTCTCTTGCTTTAAATCCACTAAAAGGCTTAGTTTGCGTGATGTTTGATATATAGATATTTGGCACTTCTTGGATAGTGGTTTCGTAGTTTTGCTTAAAGTAGCTGTCAGCTTCGATTTTTACCTTTGCTTTATCTGCAATGCTTATACTTTGCATTAAATAGGCGTTATGACCTTTGCCGTCGGTAAATTTAGCCCCTTTGGGTAAAAAGGTTGGCGAATTTACGCTGATTTCAAGCTCAGCGATAGGCTTAATCTCATCATGCCTAGTAATGCCGATAAGTGCCACAAGCTCATCAAGATAATCGCCTGTGCTAAAATTTATATAATTTTGGCTAATGCGAATGTTTAAAAGCTCGATGAAATTGTTAAGGCGGTATAAAAATATGTCTGTAAGCGTTACATAATCATCGCCAATAAGCGGTATGTAGTCAAGCTTTCCGCTTTTTTGCCTAAACTCGCTTAAAATACTTTCTCGCTCTTTTTCGATGTCAAGTGGTTTTATAAAATTTGGCACTTTCATATTTCTAGCCTTGTGATACTTTTTGCGCCACTTTGTTTAAGCGTGTATGATAGAGTGATGTCTAATTTACCGCTACTATCATTTTTAAAATTTAATCCATCAAGCTCTATGCGTGGCTCATAAGTTTTAATCTGCGATATAATTTCTTGCTTTAGCTCGCTCAACAAATTCAAACTCATTTGCTTATCTACCACTCTTACCATTCCAAAAGTTGGCTGGAGTGTTTTTGTTGTGCGCGTAGTGGTTAATATTCGTTTTAAATTTTCATCTATACTTATTTGGTAACTCATAGGGATATTTTAGAATTTTAGAGCCTTTATTTTTACGGCGTATTAGAAAAACTCAATATCACTAATCCAAGTAGTAGAAATTTTGTGTGATATTTTTTTGATGATAAATTTCATCGTTTTATTTGTATCGCTAAAATATACATTTAAATAAGCTCCTGCAAAAAATGGCTCACCTACTATTTGCATATTCCCTTTTATTTCTGAATTTTTTTGATTTCCTAGTTTTGAATTGGCAAGCTTCAAGGCTTCATTTTTACTATCTTGCAAGCTGACTAGCTTTAATGTCGGCTCATCGCTACCAACCCGTACCGTTTCATCTTTGCCAGTTTTTGTATTATGCCATGTTACCTCGCAACTTTTATAACCGCTTGAAGTTTGGATTAATTCGTAGCTTAATGATATGGCATCATCGGCATTGTACTCATAGGTTAATCTATTTTTATTTTTGTTCCTATCAAAAAAAATAAAAGTATTATTTTTTACACTAAAGCTTAAATTTAAATCTTTTGCTATTTTATGCAAAAACGCAACATCGCTTAAATCGTGTTGTTCCAGCGTTACAATTTCGCTACTTCTGTCAAAATCAATTTTAGTGTTGTAGTTGTTTTCTTTTGCTATTTGCGATATGATTTCGTGATAGCTTTTTTCTAAAAAGGTTCTATTTTTCTTGGTTTTAAAATCTTTTGTAAAATCAGCCGAAATAGCCTCTATCTCAATTGTTTTTTTATAGTTAAATTTTATACCAACTATGATAAATTTCCCTAAAAAGTTATCATTTACATAAATTTCTATCGTGTCTTTTGCTCGTGGTCTTGGCGTATTATATTCAAGCGTAATATTTAATCTATCCGCTTCATCGCCCTCGTTATCATCTATGTTTATACTAACCCAAGGCATAAGGGCTGTCTTATCTTTGCCATTATACAGGATTTTAACCTGTGGTTTATGAAAACTAGCTACTCCCATAAATAGCTCACTTTTTTATCTGGTTTTGGTATATTTGGTAATTTTATTACATCGCCACCTTTGATGGGGCGAGTTAGTAAATGTTCGTTTTCTCGTAAAAATTCAGCATAAATTTCAGTCTCAATCGAGCCATAAAATTTAAAGCATATTGCGTCTAGTTGCTCGTCATCTTTTGCTATGTAGGTATCATTCACTTTTGTAATTCCTCAATTAAAATTTTTGTCGCTGTTTTTTGAAGCTCTTCTGTAAATTCTAAGGCTAATTCATCGAGATTTGCAACTTTTTGCAGGTAGTAATAATCTCTGCCATCTATTTTGCCACTTGCCACCGTAAATCCACTGATGGCCTTTGGTTTGCTTGCAATAAAGAATTTTCCCCCAGTTTTTCGATTTGCTCTTATACCATAGCCTTTATTGTAAGGTCTTGCCCCATCTTTTAGCATAAAAGGTGTTATCATTTTATTTGTGGCTGTTATTTGCACCCTTAAATTCATAGCACTAGCCCTATGCCTTTTTAATCTGTTTGTTTTTAGATGTTTTGGTTTTACTGCTACTTTTTGTAAAATAGCTTTGCGTTGCTCTTTTGCTACTTGGGCAAGTGTAGCGTTTAAAGCCCTTGCAAAGCTTTTTGAAATAGCATTTTTATCCATTTATAATTGTCCCATTTATATGCAGTGTTTTTGTATAATACCAAACCCCATTAAGATTTGTTTTTATAAAGTTATCCACGCTCTGGCTTAAATTTGTAATAAAAATATCGTTATAAACACAAAGGTCAAAGGCTGAAATTTTAAGTGGCTTTGCCTGTTTTATAAGATTTTCAAAACCTATAAAATCGTTCATATTATCAAGCAAAATTTTGGCTTCAAAGCTAATATTTTCTTCATACCCACCCATGTGTGTATAGACTGGCTTTGTTATGGTCTGTGTTTTTTCTAAATTTACATTTAATACCTTTGTTAGCCCTTGGATATTGTTTGTTACTTGAAAAATGTATTTATCTATTGAAATTATCACTTTTTCTCCTAATCCGTAAATGCGTAGCTTCTATTCTCTACCGCCCTTGCTACTTCTTGCGGAGTAGCGGTGGTATTTTGCATGTAAATATTAACAGTCTTATTGTCGTTTATAGTTCTTTTATCTGTATTTTGGTTCTGGGTTTTTGTTATTTCATCTATTGTGCCTTTTGTTGTTTGTATTTGAGTTTTATCATTGCCCCAGCTAAAAGGGTTATACCAATTTCTTTCTTTCCCGTCCCCTATACCCAAAGTATCTTTTACCCCATTAATAGCCTTGTCAATAGATAGCTCATCAACCCATTTTATAGCTTCTTTTATGCCCTCTATAACAGCCGTTATGGCTTTTAACACTAATTCAAGCGGAGTGAGGATAAAACCTATTGCTTTACCTACAACTTCACCAAAACGCTCTCCTGCTTTAGTTGCCTCTTTTAATTCTTTGCTTGTTTTTTCACTACCACCAAAAAGAGTATTAAAAAGTGCCTTTGTTGTTTCTATGAGCGGACTAAAAATTTTAGTTATAGGCTCTAACTCCTTTTTTAGTCCATCAAAGAAACCACTAAAAAAAGCTTTTACCTTTTGCCAATTTGCAACAACATAACTAGCCGCCACCCCAA is a window encoding:
- a CDS encoding DUF1353 domain-containing protein, which produces MVKINRPILKPVEKDKFELMSEYVYKDIIVPKGFKTNGANVPRLFWSIFPPNSPEYLSAVVMHDWLCELEQYRKADEYLKEMMSALGCSYLKTMIFYYSCRVYHKIRYGV
- a CDS encoding DUF4376 domain-containing protein, whose product is MKYFKNKENKIYAYDDDVSQDILNEFIVKHNLTPLNKKELNELNEPSLNELKELKKAEILSAFNRNLENLDGGLSIEPLGIVVDCGRIHAENVASMITLLANTSQDNITFRLYDNTSRLTSLAELKAIQTAIIAEGFKQYEKKWALEQAINEATSKEQIEAIKW
- a CDS encoding phage tail protein, whose protein sequence is MKYFSILTTIGLNKLIKATANNEQIILSKMSVSDDSAEISQDMQSLQNERHKFSINSITQSESDKNVLICEGVITSDVGGFYIRKVGIYTDTDELFAVGEIPQSYKPLMAEGSAKDITIKFYLQIDNGTNITLKVDNNVVLATRNYVKDEIKKLNTELYTKFLPIKGKAADSTLLNGREASEYLLKNELSQEIQIATETKAGITKLKNTISGNAEDTAVTEKAVKDYVDVNASIGVNQTWQDMTEERQANITYTNTTGRPIAVIIYGKGTPEVSIGGNHIIDNFLGNDPVGHNSIFFLVPVGASYIASNHNKIVKWLELR
- a CDS encoding phage tail protein, which codes for MLNLKAYNDELFRVDEVMSAKYDEWLRFDERYFYKPSEINLAFLAHTFDLDKGLSDDEVKPLLSEPIKNYFLEGTLYSLNKALKAFYDDSKVLEWFDYDGKPYHFKLNLETSQKSLSKEALEKTDEIVNAYKNVRSVYDGASIIISSKANLNTSSYVASGESIEVYPFILTSLSVKSEFFAHSSIKQDEIITVKLDLKGVSA
- a CDS encoding baseplate J/gp47 family protein; translated protein: MKVPNFIKPLDIEKERESILSEFRQKSGKLDYIPLIGDDYVTLTDIFLYRLNNFIELLNIRISQNYINFSTGDYLDELVALIGITRHDEIKPIAELEISVNSPTFLPKGAKFTDGKGHNAYLMQSISIADKAKVKIEADSYFKQNYETTIQEVPNIYISNITQTKPFSGFKARESDEELRRRFLLALHRFSTAGSAKSYLFHILNTQGIKKANVYHLSPGVVQVVFLSDYETQIAISKISEALSDKVPLTDDVRIKEARKISVDLNIEVTPMADFMFSEILANANAKIKELFSTLQIAQSLHQSKIIDVAFDENVRVVEVKSQIPTPNRDEILVLNSLIITKANHA
- a CDS encoding GPW/gp25 family protein, producing MSYQISIDENLKRILTTTRTTKTLQPTFGMVRVVDKQMSLNLLSELKQEIISQIKTYEPRIELDGLNFKNDSSGKLDITLSYTLKQSGAKSITRLEI
- a CDS encoding phage late control D family protein → MGVASFHKPQVKILYNGKDKTALMPWVSINIDDNEGDEADRLNITLEYNTPRPRAKDTIEIYVNDNFLGKFIIVGIKFNYKKTIEIEAISADFTKDFKTKKNRTFLEKSYHEIISQIAKENNYNTKIDFDRSSEIVTLEQHDLSDVAFLHKIAKDLNLSFSVKNNTFIFFDRNKNKNRLTYEYNADDAISLSYELIQTSSGYKSCEVTWHNTKTGKDETVRVGSDEPTLKLVSLQDSKNEALKLANSKLGNQKNSEIKGNMQIVGEPFFAGAYLNVYFSDTNKTMKFIIKKISHKISTTWISDIEFF
- a CDS encoding tail protein X; the encoded protein is MNDTYIAKDDEQLDAICFKFYGSIETEIYAEFLRENEHLLTRPIKGGDVIKLPNIPKPDKKVSYLWE